One Purpureocillium takamizusanense chromosome 1, complete sequence genomic window carries:
- a CDS encoding uncharacterized protein (TransMembrane:13 (i57-85o97-113i125-144o150-171i183-205o217-237i249-270o282-301i321-341o361-382i389-406o418-436i526-546o)~EggNog:ENOG503NUAW~COG:U), which produces MEKNAKGPSGPLVQDVPVTNRSDNAAAPNGTGDSDSDTSGKVHQFNEQTNYVPKRTIITIFLACASVDLLALMDQTTLAASLYIIGNALGSTDQVSWIASGYFITSTVGQLLYGRLSDIWSRKVVLLTGLAIFFFGSLASSLSQSVLQLTIFRAFTGIGGGGLMTVAQLIVSDVVPLRERGKYQGILGAVVAIANGIGPVIGGALSSKSHDSWRWIFRLNLPLTLLTTFSVVFFMPLKKVQGDWKLKLKAVDFLGIFLALAGMTVVILGLTWGGREHPWDSAHVIATLVVGTVVSISFVLWQWKGPRYPLVPLHIFKSKIVNGACLTMAINGWNFVMQVYYVPSFYQLVYGYSATKSGAMLLPITIVQTLSSTLSGLIVHWVGRYRECILFGWVCWAVGLGLMSTLDETTGVGKQIGYALLIGVGVGNTLQPCVQILFVSVSVANDAQRPDRDSSRSGKA; this is translated from the exons ATGGAAAAGAACGCCAAAGGTCCTTCGGGGCCGCTCGTTCAAGACGTGCCTGTTACCAACAGAAGCGACAATGCCGCTGCGCCCAATGGCACTGGCGACAGTGATTCGGACACCAGCGGCAAGGTCCATCAGTTCAACGAGCAGACAAACTATGTGCCCAAGAGGACCATCATCACG ATCTTCCTCGCCTGCGCCAGTGTCGACCTGCTGGCGCTCATGGACCAGACAACCCTCGCGGCCAGCTTGTACATCATAGGCAACGCACTTGGGTCTACAGATCAGGTGTCGTGGATCGCCAGCGGATACTTCAT TACTTCCAccgtcggccagctcctctaCGGGCGATTGTCGGACATTTGGTCGCGAAAAGTCGTCCTTCTGACCGGCCTGGCCATTTTCTTCTTCGGCTCTCTGGCATCTTCTCTCTCGCAGTCCGTTCTACAGTTGACGATATTTCGTGCCTTCACTGgtatcggcggcggcggcttgatGACGGTGGCTCAGCTGATTGTCAGCGATGTCGTCCCACTGCGTGAGCGCGGAAAGTACCAGGGCATCCTC GGTGCAGTCGTAGCTATTGCTAACGGCATTGGCCCCGTCATTGGTGGCGCGCTCTCATCCAAGTCGCACGATTCATGGCGCTGGATCTTCCGTTTGAACCTGCCGCTAACGCTTCTCACGACATTTTCTGTTGTCTTCTTCATGCCGCTCAAGAAGGTCCAAGGAGACTGGAAGCT gaagctcaaggccgtcgacttCCTTGGCATCTTCCTTGCCCTAGCAGGCATGACGGTAGTGATCCTGGGACTAACATGGGGAGGACGAGAGCACCCATGGGACTCGGCCCATGTTATTGCTACCTTGGTTGTGGGCACTGTTGTATCCATCAGCTTCGTGCTGTGGCAATGGAAAGGACCTCGATACCCCCTCGTTCCAC TCCACATCTTCAAATCCAAGATTGTCAACGGTGCATGCTTAACCATGGCCATCAACGGGTGGAACTTCGTCATGCAAGTCTATTACGTACCGTCTTTCTACCAACTCGTCTACGGTTACTCAGCCACGAAGTCGGGAGCAATGCTTCTGCCCATCACCATAGTCCAAACGCTGAGTAGCACTTTATCCGGGCTCATCGTTCACTGGGTAGGCCGCTATCGCGAATGTATTCTCTTTGGCTGGGTTTGCTGGGCCGTGGGCCTGGGGCTCATGTCGACGCTTGACGAGACCACGGGCGTCGGAAAGCAGATTGGCTATGCGCTTCTCATCGGAGTCGGCGTCGGAAACACCCTGCAGCCGTGCGTGCAAATCCTTTTCGTCTCTGTTTCAGTGGCTAATGATGCCCAGCGCCCTGATCGCGACTCAAGCCGGAGTGGAAAGGCGTGA
- the HIS6 gene encoding isomerase (BUSCO:EOG092640IZ~COG:E~EggNog:ENOG503NVJU) — MTRFRPCIDLHAGQVKQIVGGTLDNTSEALQTNYVSQHPAAYYAQLYKENALEGCHVIMLGPGNEKSARQALQAWPGHLQVGGGINDKNATEWIEAGASKVIITSYLFPEGHFSQARLDAVLEQLGGDKDKLVIDLSCRRRGEDSWFVAMNKWQTITDMEVNQASIKALEPYCSEFLIHAADNEGLQRGVDEKLVERLAGWCTIPVTYAGGGRNLQDLELVKKLSGGKVDLTIGSALDCFGGSGVKFDDCVDWNRQQI, encoded by the exons ATGACAAGATTTAGACCGTGTATAGATTTGCACGCCGGCCAAGTCAAACAGATTGTTGGCGGCACGCTCGACAACACATCAGAGGCACTCCAGACAAACTACGTCTCTCAGCATCCGGCCGCGTATTACGCTCAATTATACAAAGAAAATGCTCTCGAGGGCTGCCATGTTATCATGTTGGGCCCGGGAAACGAGAAGTCGGCCAGACAAGCTCTTCAGGCGTGGCCGGGGCATCTCCAGGTCGGAGGTGGCATAAACGACAAGAATGCAACCGAGTGGATAGAGGCCGGAGCTTCCAAG GTCATCATCACTTCATACCTTTTCCCCGAAGGTCATTTCAGCCAGGCGAGGTTGGACGCGGTGCTCGAGCAactgggcggcgacaaggacaagctCGTCATTGACCTcagctgtcgccgccgcggggaggACAGTTGGTTTGTTGCCATGAACAAGTGGCAGACGATCACAGACATGGAGGTCAACCAAG CATCCATCAAGGCACTAGAGCCGTACTGCTCCGAGTTCCTCAtacacgccgccgacaacgaggGGCTCCAGCGAGGAGTAGACGAGAAGTTGGTCGagcggctggcgggctggtgCACCATCCCCGTCACCTACGCCGGCGGAGGCAGGAATCTTCAGGACCTGGAGCTGGTGAAGAAACTCAGTGGGGGAAAGGTTGACTTGACGATTGGGAGCGCCCTCGACTGCTTCGGTGGGTCTGGTGTCAAGTTTGATGACTGCGTAGATTGGAACAGACAGCAGATATGA
- the BUD4 gene encoding Bud site selection protein bud4 (COG:U~EggNog:ENOG503NYU9): protein MASEPVHPLRIAKNTPSSSPTKMAGNSLPRPLSEISPTEKRRNSPSWRQYTPTKASVPGNDSSPFQSSPLDSATSPRLFWQNRNAENMFAGARSGSTSPTRRSSIERLQRASRVRNSNILALEQKQEYDPTRIPHIERPLAKVQGNSFASSSSSGGLRSSDSEPQAFDSKSSLSMMSPSKTSPLVSTISSGAPPRAPSPSKGQASPTKSSLSPTKFNKGIFDPEAGTWSGHSSVDEHDLPEGRFLHRHPKSVTFDAAPPQINEYEMATPDLSSVGTNSREGSYESVEDEDDDDVMYDPGHIGLQDDSFDASLEDTDKTPVVGPDDWRGESPMIHHSNPVEFDGSPMPEHIPSVASPARPSHQRTDSANSNGDHRPLPPLPGLGHVRNHSAASEPASPGLSATAERMLGGNSHRSLPVPPPASASKLDIQNFGNGKMTLEERLKLMMLSDDSNGKTAAEQQRERRLRRGASRDRGSTPQSEAESTNDLEAAEEDDTVADISLLGDYEMPSRISRESIMRRVNGNTAHGDPEYQFSSPAATPVSHRSPERSPERAELIDPDVPLPSTEDSILEGEEEEEYEQEDSVIITRNLEHDDVLDLYGDDLDETESGDSQTQQQVDAESNYSDDEQAPDAAESKFTEGGVTTPRANSPAPFLSLGASIPELAPAFAHTPFSTERTSITPPAMQEEAKEKPGEPEISGAKRLGTPERRMSKPEYDGTGWGEPEDEDDDEPGTPESVIHHPMDEFENEQEARDSPIIPERVATIKSASGSKLKTRLSNTPADLAAMREARRQVSQEVPTVPPIPEKHRNRLSQNFGDIQGVVSEEGLERQPSLKNRSLTLDIDMGLSLDQDFERVIEAQKRGYLMRQNTKVVAASDKDGEMTWKARSANNSPVKSDRPQSWVVEPWNGQVRQRSASRKRPANNGAVPPLPGQDSNATAINHAAEDDAQSEATIDSGERGRLFVKVMGVKDLDLPLPKNERTWFSLTLDNGVHCVTTAWLELARNAPIGQEFELVVPNDLEFQLTLNVKLERPVQEELPLASAKMAKPKTSTFSRVFASPKKRREMEMRQKAEEERFAQQQRDALARRNNAPTGYELLSPLAAEDGSFARAYVCLKEHESRCFGRPYMAEVACFNEWATEEESFASSVKSKRGNNGVVRRAPYKIGKLELQLLFVPRPKNSRDEDMPKSMNSCVRELRAAEERLSRNWEGHLSQQGGDCPVSCRLGLVT, encoded by the exons ATGGCCTCAGAACCG GTTCATCCCCTACGCATAGCCAAAAACACGCCTAGCTCGTCGCCCACAAAGATGGCCGGCAACAGTCTGCCCCGCCCTCTCTCAGAGATTTCGCCCACCGAGAAGCGGCGCAACTCACCCAGCTGGCGACAGTATACCCCGACAAAG GCCTCTGTCCCGGGCAACGACTCGTCGCCATTCCAGTCGTCACCTCTCGACTCGGCGACATCGCCTCGACTCTTCTGGCAGAACCGCAACGCCGAGAACATGTTCGCTGGAGCCCGTTCGGGGTCGACATCGCCAACCCGACGGTCCTCGATCGAGCGTCTCCAGAGGGCATCTCGCGTCCGGAACAGCAACATTTTGGCTCTGGAGCAGAAGCAGGAATATGATCCAACTCGGATTCCTCACATCGAGAGGCCCCTCGCTAAGGTCCAAGGAAACTCgttcgcgtcgtcgtctagCTCGGGCGGCCTTCGTTCCTCCGACTCAGAGCCGCAGGCCTTCGACAGCAAGTCGAGTCTCTCCATGATGAGCCCTTCCaagacgtcgccgctggtGTCGACCATCAGCTCCGGCGCGCCCCCTCGGgccccgagcccgagcaAGGGCCAAGCCTCGCCTACTAaatcctctctctctccgaCCAAGTTCAACAAGGGCATCTTCGATCCAGAGGCCGGCACATGGTCCGGACATTCGTCtgtcgacgagcacgacCTACCCGAGGGCCGCTTCCTGCACCGACACCCCAAGAGCGTGACGTTtgatgccgcgccgccccaaaTCAACGAGTATGAAATGGCAACCCCAGATCTGTCGTCTGTCGGCACGAACTCGCGCGAGGGTAGCTACGAATCAGtcgaagatgaagatgacgacgatgtcatGTATGACCCTGGACACATTGGTCTTCAGGATGACAGCTTTGACGCGTCTCTCGAGGACACGGACAAAACTCCCGTGGTCGGCCCAGATGACTGGCGCGGCGAAAGCCCCATGATCCATCACAGCAACCCGGTGGAGTTTGACGGTAGCCCAATGCCCGAGCACATTCCTTCCGTGGCTTCGCCGGCCCGCCCCTCTCATCAGCGGACCGACTCTGCCAACTCAAATGGTGACCATCGTCCGCTGCCTCCCCTCCCAGGCCTCGGCCATGTGAGGAATCACTCTGCGGCTTCTGAGCCAGCATCGCCCGGTCTCTCAGCTACGGCAGAGAGGATGCTGGGTGGCAACTCGCATCGCAGTCTGCCAGTTCCTCCTCCAGCGTCAGCCAGCAAGCTCGACATCCAGAACTTCGGCAATGGCAAGATGAccctcgaggagcgcctgAAGCTTATGATGCTCTCAGACGACTCGAATGGAAAGACTgcagccgagcagcagcgtgagCGCCGCCTTAGAAGGGGCGCAAGTCGCGACCGTGGCTCTACCCCGCAGTCCGAGGCCGAGTCCACCAACGATTTGGAGGCCGCGGAAGAAGACGATACCGTGGCAGATATTTCTCTTCTCGGCGACTACGAGATGCCCTCCCGGATTTCTCGGGAATCTATCATGCGCCGCGTCAACGGCAACACAGCTCACGGCGACCCAGAGTATCAATTCTcttcgccggccgcgacacCAGTCTCGCACCGCAGCCCAGAGCGAAGTCCCGAGAGAGCAGAGTTGATCGATCCCGATGTCCCGCTGCCTTCTACGGAGGACTCGATTCttgaaggagaagaggaagaggagtATGAGCAGGAGGACTCCGTCATCATTACTCGCAACCTTGAACACGACGATGTATTGGACCTGTATGGCGATGATCTGGATGAAACAGAATCCGGCGATTCGCAAACACAGCAGCAAGTGGACGCGGAGAGTAACTactcggacgacgagcaggcgcccgacgccgccgagagcaaGTTCACGGAGGGTGGAGTCACTACTCCCCGAGCAAACTCTCCCGCTCCGTTCTTGAGCCTGGGTGCTTCCATTCCCGAGCTCGCCCCTGCCTTTGCTCATACACCCTTCTCTACCGAACGCACCAGCATCACCCCTCCTGCGATGCaagaggaggccaaggaaaAGCCGGGCGAGCCCGAGATCAGCGGCGCGAAGCGTCTAGGAACACCAGAGAGGCGCATGTCTAAGCCTGAGTATGACGGAACCGGCTGGGGTGAACCGGaggatgaagatgatgacgagcCCGGCACACCCGAATCGGTTATCCATCATCCCATGGATGAGTTCGAGAACGAGCAGGAGGCGCGAGATTCGCCAATTATTCCTGAGCGCGTGGCAACCATCAAGTCTGCGTCGGGCTCGAAACTTAAGACTCGTCTGTCCAACACCCCTGCCGACTTGGCTGCGATGAGggaagctcgccgccaggtTAGCCAGGAAGTCCCAACTGTGCCACCGATTCCTGAGAAACACCGCAACCGCCTCTCCCAAAACTTCGGTGATATTCAGGGCGTTGTTTCGGAAGAGGGTCTCGAGCGTCAGCCAAGCTTGAAGAACCGAAGCTTGACCCTGGACATCGACATGGGCCTCAGTCTCGACCAGGATTTTGAGAGAGTTATCGAGGCTCAAAAG CGCGGTTATCTCATGCGACAGAACACGAAGGTCGTTGCGGCCAGCGATAAGGACGGTGAAATGACTTGGAAGGCACGTTCAGCCAACAACTCTCCCGTCAAGTCCGACCGGCCTCAATCATGGGTCGTCGAACCTTGGAATGGTCAGGTCCGCCAGAGAAGCGCCAGCCGCAAGCGCCCGGCTAAcaacggcgccgtgccgccgttGCCTGGCCAGGACAGCAACGCAACTGCCATCAATCATGCGGCTGAGGATGATGCGCAGTCCGAAGCCACCATTGACAGCGGTGAAAGAGGCCGTCTCTTTGTTAAGGTGATGGGTGTCAAGGATTTGGATTTGCCCCTCCCGAAGA ATGAGCGCACGTGGTTCAGCCTCACCTTGGATAACGGAGTTCACTGCGTTACCACGGCCTGGCTTGAACTGGCTCGTAACGCGCCAATCGGCCAAGAAtttgagctcgtcgtccccaATGATCTCGAGTTCCAGCTGACTCTCAATGTGAAGCTGGAGAGACCCGTCCAGGAGGAGCTGCCCCTCGCGTCGGCCAAGATGGCCAAGCCCAAGACGTCGACGTTCAGCAGGGTGTTTGCTTCTCCAAAGAAGCGCAGGGAGATGGAGATGAGGCAAAaggccgaggaagagcggtttgcccagcagcagagaGATGCTCTCGCAAGACGTAACAACGCACCAACTGGCTATGAGCTCCTCTCACCTCTGGCAGCAGAAGATGGTAGCTTTGCGCGCGCGTACGTCTGTCTTAAGGAGCATGAGAGCCGATGCTTTGGGCGACCATACATGGCAGAAGTGGCCTGCTTCAACGAGTGGGCAACTGAGGAGGAGAGTTTCGCGTCGAGCGTCAAGAGCAAACGTGGCAACAACGGCGTTGTTCGCCGAGCACCTTACAAGATCGGAaagctggagctgcagctgctctTTGTTCCGCGTCCCAAGAACTCCAGGGACGAGGACATGCCCAAGAGCATGAACTCGTGCGTCAGAGAGCTGAGAGCGGCCGAGGAGAGGCTATCGCGCAACTGGGAGGGTCATCTCAGCCAGCAAGGCGGCGACTGCCCTGTAAGTTGTCGACTTGGTCTTGTGACATGA
- the BUD4 gene encoding Bud site selection protein bud4, variant 2 (COG:U~EggNog:ENOG503NYU9) has translation MASEPVHPLRIAKNTPSSSPTKMAGNSLPRPLSEISPTEKRRNSPSWRQYTPTKASVPGNDSSPFQSSPLDSATSPRLFWQNRNAENMFAGARSGSTSPTRRSSIERLQRASRVRNSNILALEQKQEYDPTRIPHIERPLAKVQGNSFASSSSSGGLRSSDSEPQAFDSKSSLSMMSPSKTSPLVSTISSGAPPRAPSPSKGQASPTKSSLSPTKFNKGIFDPEAGTWSGHSSVDEHDLPEGRFLHRHPKSVTFDAAPPQINEYEMATPDLSSVGTNSREGSYESVEDEDDDDVMYDPGHIGLQDDSFDASLEDTDKTPVVGPDDWRGESPMIHHSNPVEFDGSPMPEHIPSVASPARPSHQRTDSANSNGDHRPLPPLPGLGHVRNHSAASEPASPGLSATAERMLGGNSHRSLPVPPPASASKLDIQNFGNGKMTLEERLKLMMLSDDSNGKTAAEQQRERRLRRGASRDRGSTPQSEAESTNDLEAAEEDDTVADISLLGDYEMPSRISRESIMRRVNGNTAHGDPEYQFSSPAATPVSHRSPERSPERAELIDPDVPLPSTEDSILEGEEEEEYEQEDSVIITRNLEHDDVLDLYGDDLDETESGDSQTQQQVDAESNYSDDEQAPDAAESKFTEGGVTTPRANSPAPFLSLGASIPELAPAFAHTPFSTERTSITPPAMQEEAKEKPGEPEISGAKRLGTPERRMSKPEYDGTGWGEPEDEDDDEPGTPESVIHHPMDEFENEQEARDSPIIPERVATIKSASGSKLKTRLSNTPADLAAMREARRQVSQEVPTVPPIPEKHRNRLSQNFGDIQGVVSEEGLERQPSLKNRSLTLDIDMGLSLDQDFERVIEAQKVDMTPTHPINVARPRTDITAPLRDLTLRELDANITLRSQRGYLMRQNTKVVAASDKDGEMTWKARSANNSPVKSDRPQSWVVEPWNGQVRQRSASRKRPANNGAVPPLPGQDSNATAINHAAEDDAQSEATIDSGERGRLFVKVMGVKDLDLPLPKNERTWFSLTLDNGVHCVTTAWLELARNAPIGQEFELVVPNDLEFQLTLNVKLERPVQEELPLASAKMAKPKTSTFSRVFASPKKRREMEMRQKAEEERFAQQQRDALARRNNAPTGYELLSPLAAEDGSFARAYVCLKEHESRCFGRPYMAEVACFNEWATEEESFASSVKSKRGNNGVVRRAPYKIGKLELQLLFVPRPKNSRDEDMPKSMNSCVRELRAAEERLSRNWEGHLSQQGGDCPYWRRRYFKLVGAKLTAYHEATRQPRATINLGNAKRLIDDRRALTEKETVNKGKRRRSAFAEEEEGYMFVEEGFRIRFNNGEVIDFYADTAEDKEGWMKVLSDVIGRSDGGVDEDSNGIRSRAKWCELVLKREQELRRRAEGRRVHSRTKSTLL, from the exons ATGGCCTCAGAACCG GTTCATCCCCTACGCATAGCCAAAAACACGCCTAGCTCGTCGCCCACAAAGATGGCCGGCAACAGTCTGCCCCGCCCTCTCTCAGAGATTTCGCCCACCGAGAAGCGGCGCAACTCACCCAGCTGGCGACAGTATACCCCGACAAAG GCCTCTGTCCCGGGCAACGACTCGTCGCCATTCCAGTCGTCACCTCTCGACTCGGCGACATCGCCTCGACTCTTCTGGCAGAACCGCAACGCCGAGAACATGTTCGCTGGAGCCCGTTCGGGGTCGACATCGCCAACCCGACGGTCCTCGATCGAGCGTCTCCAGAGGGCATCTCGCGTCCGGAACAGCAACATTTTGGCTCTGGAGCAGAAGCAGGAATATGATCCAACTCGGATTCCTCACATCGAGAGGCCCCTCGCTAAGGTCCAAGGAAACTCgttcgcgtcgtcgtctagCTCGGGCGGCCTTCGTTCCTCCGACTCAGAGCCGCAGGCCTTCGACAGCAAGTCGAGTCTCTCCATGATGAGCCCTTCCaagacgtcgccgctggtGTCGACCATCAGCTCCGGCGCGCCCCCTCGGgccccgagcccgagcaAGGGCCAAGCCTCGCCTACTAaatcctctctctctccgaCCAAGTTCAACAAGGGCATCTTCGATCCAGAGGCCGGCACATGGTCCGGACATTCGTCtgtcgacgagcacgacCTACCCGAGGGCCGCTTCCTGCACCGACACCCCAAGAGCGTGACGTTtgatgccgcgccgccccaaaTCAACGAGTATGAAATGGCAACCCCAGATCTGTCGTCTGTCGGCACGAACTCGCGCGAGGGTAGCTACGAATCAGtcgaagatgaagatgacgacgatgtcatGTATGACCCTGGACACATTGGTCTTCAGGATGACAGCTTTGACGCGTCTCTCGAGGACACGGACAAAACTCCCGTGGTCGGCCCAGATGACTGGCGCGGCGAAAGCCCCATGATCCATCACAGCAACCCGGTGGAGTTTGACGGTAGCCCAATGCCCGAGCACATTCCTTCCGTGGCTTCGCCGGCCCGCCCCTCTCATCAGCGGACCGACTCTGCCAACTCAAATGGTGACCATCGTCCGCTGCCTCCCCTCCCAGGCCTCGGCCATGTGAGGAATCACTCTGCGGCTTCTGAGCCAGCATCGCCCGGTCTCTCAGCTACGGCAGAGAGGATGCTGGGTGGCAACTCGCATCGCAGTCTGCCAGTTCCTCCTCCAGCGTCAGCCAGCAAGCTCGACATCCAGAACTTCGGCAATGGCAAGATGAccctcgaggagcgcctgAAGCTTATGATGCTCTCAGACGACTCGAATGGAAAGACTgcagccgagcagcagcgtgagCGCCGCCTTAGAAGGGGCGCAAGTCGCGACCGTGGCTCTACCCCGCAGTCCGAGGCCGAGTCCACCAACGATTTGGAGGCCGCGGAAGAAGACGATACCGTGGCAGATATTTCTCTTCTCGGCGACTACGAGATGCCCTCCCGGATTTCTCGGGAATCTATCATGCGCCGCGTCAACGGCAACACAGCTCACGGCGACCCAGAGTATCAATTCTcttcgccggccgcgacacCAGTCTCGCACCGCAGCCCAGAGCGAAGTCCCGAGAGAGCAGAGTTGATCGATCCCGATGTCCCGCTGCCTTCTACGGAGGACTCGATTCttgaaggagaagaggaagaggagtATGAGCAGGAGGACTCCGTCATCATTACTCGCAACCTTGAACACGACGATGTATTGGACCTGTATGGCGATGATCTGGATGAAACAGAATCCGGCGATTCGCAAACACAGCAGCAAGTGGACGCGGAGAGTAACTactcggacgacgagcaggcgcccgacgccgccgagagcaaGTTCACGGAGGGTGGAGTCACTACTCCCCGAGCAAACTCTCCCGCTCCGTTCTTGAGCCTGGGTGCTTCCATTCCCGAGCTCGCCCCTGCCTTTGCTCATACACCCTTCTCTACCGAACGCACCAGCATCACCCCTCCTGCGATGCaagaggaggccaaggaaaAGCCGGGCGAGCCCGAGATCAGCGGCGCGAAGCGTCTAGGAACACCAGAGAGGCGCATGTCTAAGCCTGAGTATGACGGAACCGGCTGGGGTGAACCGGaggatgaagatgatgacgagcCCGGCACACCCGAATCGGTTATCCATCATCCCATGGATGAGTTCGAGAACGAGCAGGAGGCGCGAGATTCGCCAATTATTCCTGAGCGCGTGGCAACCATCAAGTCTGCGTCGGGCTCGAAACTTAAGACTCGTCTGTCCAACACCCCTGCCGACTTGGCTGCGATGAGggaagctcgccgccaggtTAGCCAGGAAGTCCCAACTGTGCCACCGATTCCTGAGAAACACCGCAACCGCCTCTCCCAAAACTTCGGTGATATTCAGGGCGTTGTTTCGGAAGAGGGTCTCGAGCGTCAGCCAAGCTTGAAGAACCGAAGCTTGACCCTGGACATCGACATGGGCCTCAGTCTCGACCAGGATTTTGAGAGAGTTATCGAGGCTCAAAAGGTTGATATGACCCCTACACATCCCATAAACGTAGCAAGACCGCGAACGGACATCACGGCCCCCCTTCGCGATCTAACGCTAAGAGAGCTCGATGCTAACATAACGCTCCGTTCCCAGCGCGGTTATCTCATGCGACAGAACACGAAGGTCGTTGCGGCCAGCGATAAGGACGGTGAAATGACTTGGAAGGCACGTTCAGCCAACAACTCTCCCGTCAAGTCCGACCGGCCTCAATCATGGGTCGTCGAACCTTGGAATGGTCAGGTCCGCCAGAGAAGCGCCAGCCGCAAGCGCCCGGCTAAcaacggcgccgtgccgccgttGCCTGGCCAGGACAGCAACGCAACTGCCATCAATCATGCGGCTGAGGATGATGCGCAGTCCGAAGCCACCATTGACAGCGGTGAAAGAGGCCGTCTCTTTGTTAAGGTGATGGGTGTCAAGGATTTGGATTTGCCCCTCCCGAAGA ATGAGCGCACGTGGTTCAGCCTCACCTTGGATAACGGAGTTCACTGCGTTACCACGGCCTGGCTTGAACTGGCTCGTAACGCGCCAATCGGCCAAGAAtttgagctcgtcgtccccaATGATCTCGAGTTCCAGCTGACTCTCAATGTGAAGCTGGAGAGACCCGTCCAGGAGGAGCTGCCCCTCGCGTCGGCCAAGATGGCCAAGCCCAAGACGTCGACGTTCAGCAGGGTGTTTGCTTCTCCAAAGAAGCGCAGGGAGATGGAGATGAGGCAAAaggccgaggaagagcggtttgcccagcagcagagaGATGCTCTCGCAAGACGTAACAACGCACCAACTGGCTATGAGCTCCTCTCACCTCTGGCAGCAGAAGATGGTAGCTTTGCGCGCGCGTACGTCTGTCTTAAGGAGCATGAGAGCCGATGCTTTGGGCGACCATACATGGCAGAAGTGGCCTGCTTCAACGAGTGGGCAACTGAGGAGGAGAGTTTCGCGTCGAGCGTCAAGAGCAAACGTGGCAACAACGGCGTTGTTCGCCGAGCACCTTACAAGATCGGAaagctggagctgcagctgctctTTGTTCCGCGTCCCAAGAACTCCAGGGACGAGGACATGCCCAAGAGCATGAACTCGTGCGTCAGAGAGCTGAGAGCGGCCGAGGAGAGGCTATCGCGCAACTGGGAGGGTCATCTCAGCCAGCAAGGCGGCGACTGCCCT tactggcgccgccgataTTTTAAGCTCGTTGGTGCCAAACTGACGGCGTATCACGAGGCAACTCGACAGCCCCGAGCGACCATCAATCTCGGAAACGCCAAGCGTTTGATTGACGACAGGCGGGCGCTGACTGAGAAGGAGACGGTCAATAAGGGCAAGCGCCGCCGATCAGCCTTTgccgaagaggaagagggctACATGTTCGTCGAGGAGGGTTTCCGCATCCGATTCAACAACGGCGAGGTAATTGACTTTTACGCCGACACAGCCGAAGACAAGGAGGGCTGGATGAAGGTGCTCTCGGATGTCATTGGACGGAGCGACGGCGGTGTGGACGAGGACAGCAACGGCATCAGATCGCGGGCGAAGTGGTGCGAGCTGGTCCTTAAGCGGGAGCAGGagctccggcgccgcgccgagggccgaCGCGTACACTCGCGAACCAAGAGCACGCTCCTTTAA